The following nucleotide sequence is from uncultured Draconibacterium sp..
CTGCTGTAAAAATTGAATCGAAAAAGGATTTACAGAATTTCTTTACCGATCATCAAAAACAAATTGAGGACTTTATAAAAGAGAATAAAATAAAACCCGGTAAGGAAGATAATATGATGGAATTGGTTGAATACTATAATTCGTTATAGCTGGATACTGTTTACTGAATACTCGATACTCGATACTCGATACTGGATGCTGGATGCTGGATACTCATTCCTTAAATCTCTTGTTGCCCTTAGTAAAATTTATGGTAGTTTAATAAATCCTCCCTGTGAAGTAATCCCGAAACACATTGATATTCAACAAATCCCAAATACATTTCGCAAAAAATATCGAAAAACAAAAAATATTTCCGAAACGTATGCAACATTGAATTATTGCCATCGTCATTGAATCAGAAAATTGATAGTTTGAATACACTTTATAAAAATATTCATCAGGAGATCATCGATCAGTGCAAGGAAGGAAGCCAGAAGGCCCAATTCCAACTGTACAAGCTTTATTACAAAGCCATGTTCAGCGTAAGCCTGCGGATCGTAAATGATCAGATGGAAGCCGAAGATGTAATGCAGGAGGCCTTTTTAAGTGCATTTAAAAAGATTGAAACTTATAAAGGCGAAGTAAGCTTCGGCGCATGGTTAAAGCGTATTGTTGTAAATCGTTCATTGGATTGTTTAAAGAAACGAAAAGTACAATTTGAGGAGGTAAACGAACGTACCGCACAAATTGCCGAAAACCAGATGGATACACTCGAACTGGATGCCCGGGTTTTAAAACAGGCGATACAGGAACTATCCGACGGCTACCGGGTTGTGTTGAGTCTTTACCTAATTGAAGGGTACGACCACGAAGAGATCAGCCAGATTTTGGGCATATCGAATTCAGCTTCGAGAACCCAGCTGCTGAGAGCTAAGAATAAATTAAGAGAGATACTGAGAGGAAAGGAAATATTTTCATACAATTAAGATTATGGAAAAGAAGGATAACATAGAAAAACTGATATTGGATAACATTGAAACGTTAAACGATAACGAACCAATGGAAGGCCACTTTGCACGATTTGAGGCAAAGCTTAATGAGCAACATAAAAAGAAAAGAACGATAAGTCTGAATATGATTTTAAAGGTTGCTGCCGCCGTTGTATTTGTTCTTTTGGCAACCAACCAGGCCTTTATCTATTTTTCGCCGAACAACCAGGGCATTTTTATCTCGAAAACAGAATCGGCAAGCGTTACTCTTGCATCTATTTCGCCGGAATACCAGGAAGTTGAATATTATTACACCAACTCGATAAACACCGGCATGGAGCAATGGAACAAATGGATTGAAGAAGGTTTGATTTCGGAAGACGAACAAAATATGATGAACAATGAGTTGGCCGAGTTTGAAACACTTTACCAAAACCTGCAAAAGGATTTGACTGCCAACCCAAACGACGAACGTGTAATAAACGCCATGTTAGAATATTATCAGGCTAAGCTTAGTGTAATCAATATAATCATTACCAAATTAGAAGAAGTACAACAGAAAACACAAGAATTTGAACAGGAAACAACGGCCATATAATACCAGGTAAATTGGCTGGAAAGTATTAGTAGTAAAATTTAAAACCAGAATAAAATGAAGGCATTTAAAAGAATTGCAGCACTGTTTATCATCGGCGTTTTAGCTGCCGGAACAACAGTTGTTGCTGAAGAAAAAACAAAAGAGTACCATGAATCATGGTTAAACAATGAGGTATCGTCACTGGAAATCGACAACCGTTTTGGCGAAGTCAAAATCAATAACTCAACGAGCGACTCGGTAGTCATTCATGTAACCATAACCGTTGATGCACCTAATGAGAACAAGGCTGATGATTTATTGGATATGCTGGAAGTGTATATCCGAAAAACAGGAAGTGCCGTAAAAGCGGTTACCGAAATTGAAAAGAACTTTAAAAGTAACCGACAGTTCAGTATCGATTACGAAGTGAATATTCCTTCCGACAAAGACTTGAAAATTAACAACAAGTACGGTAACACCATTGTTGCCCGACTTACCGGGAACGGCGAGTTTAATTGTAAATACGGTAACTTTACCGCATACGAACTTACCACACCGGAAAGCGGTTCGCTTAACTTATCGCTGGCCTACGGAAACGCTAATATTGGCCAGGTTTCGCACATGGATGTTGATGTGAGCTACTCGCCTCTTGATATTGAAGAAGCTACTTCGTTAAATATCGAATCGAAATACTCGAACATTAGCGTTGAAGAATGTAAATCGGTAATTATCGAATCGAAATACGACAAATTTAAATTTGAAGAACTGGAGTCGCTGGCCGCAGAAATTAAGTACACCAATATTAAAATTGGAGAATTGGCGAAAAGCTTAAAAGTTGAATCGGGTTACGGAGGTATTAAAGTTGACGAAGTTGGAGCCAATTTTGAATTTATCAACATTACCAACAGCTATGGTCAGATTTCACTGGGACTCGACGATGCCAGTTATTCAATCGATGCCAGCTGCGATTACTGCGGCATTTCATATCCTGAAGATGAATTTACCGGAAACCGGATTAAAGATAACCACAAAAACACGGTTGTTGGAAAAGTTGGTTCCGGAGAAGGTGGAAAAGTTACAGTTGTAAGCCGTTACGGAGATATTAATCTGAATGATTAACACTTAAACGATCAACATATTTTCAAACCGTTGGCAATATTTGTCAGCGGTTTTTTATGCCCGCATAGTAGCCCAGCTTATACAAATCGAAAACCAATAACGATGGACGGGCACCTTTTAAATTCTCTTCCATTTTGTCGCGATACTTTCTGAATAGCCTCCCGATGGTTCGCGATGGAATAAAAAA
It contains:
- a CDS encoding RNA polymerase sigma factor; the encoded protein is MNTLYKNIHQEIIDQCKEGSQKAQFQLYKLYYKAMFSVSLRIVNDQMEAEDVMQEAFLSAFKKIETYKGEVSFGAWLKRIVVNRSLDCLKKRKVQFEEVNERTAQIAENQMDTLELDARVLKQAIQELSDGYRVVLSLYLIEGYDHEEISQILGISNSASRTQLLRAKNKLREILRGKEIFSYN